One segment of Triticum aestivum cultivar Chinese Spring chromosome 2A, IWGSC CS RefSeq v2.1, whole genome shotgun sequence DNA contains the following:
- the LOC123187777 gene encoding 10 kDa chaperonin, mitochondrial yields the protein MAAIRRLIPSFNRVLVEKVVQPKKSAGGILLPETSKQLNSGKVIAVGPGSRDKEGKLIPVALKEGDHVLLPEYGGLEVKLAPEKEYLLYRDDDILGTLHE from the exons atggcggcgattcGGCGTCTGATCCCGTCCTTCAACCGGGTGCTGGTGGAGAAGGTGGTGCAGCCCAAGAAGAGCGCCGGCGGCATCCTCCTCCCGGAGACCTCCAAGCAG CTGAACTCTGGTAAGGTCATAGCTGTTGGCCCTGGCAGCCGTGACAAGGAAGGGAAGCTGATCCCTGTTGCTCTCAAGGAAGGTGACCATGTGCTCCTGCCTGAGTATGGTGGTCTTGAAGTCAAGCTTGCTCCTGAGAAAGA GTACCTCCTCTACAGAGACGATGACATTCTGGGCACCCTCCACGAGTGA